The following proteins are encoded in a genomic region of Dokdonia donghaensis DSW-1:
- a CDS encoding DUF1501 domain-containing protein — protein MCTHDKNHAFAKAKKRTATGPTASLKDAHHDDEHSIWNRRSFMQALGLVGGGSIMLGGTNLTASAPSRLTTALATAENEDRVLVLVRLKGGNDGLNTIVPVYDYDFYANNRPSIRHTENSLYNLNADFGIPQSMADLQSLWGDGAMRVVHGVGYPDQNLSHFRSSDIWASGDAVNYEETGVLGRYFENLYPDFLINPPEIPAAIQIGSQGNLIFDGVDNSYAFSVANPAQLSSIAENGVLHDVLDVPGCTFGEQLEFMRGMTNTTFTYASTINEAYENATNAVEYDTQSLGRQLAIISRMIKGGLGTKVYLVTLGGFDTHANQQETHDNRMEQVARGMKDFFTDLEASGMHTNVMAMTFSEFGRRIEENGSNGTDHGAASPVMVFGPAMQGNGFVGTHPDLQDPDQVGNLKYGTDFRQVYATMLKQWLCIDGGLVDEVLLGQSFESVDLGFDCESLSSGSFDIADTFQHWSSVQGNDTFIEFTMSSTAKVTVTLYNLLGQEVGTVVNDFMYEGPQKFNVKERINKRLFTGQYIYQIQFSGKKYSKSILVK, from the coding sequence ATGTGTACTCACGATAAGAATCACGCTTTCGCGAAAGCAAAAAAAAGAACAGCAACGGGACCTACAGCAAGTCTTAAAGACGCACATCACGATGATGAGCACAGTATTTGGAATAGAAGAAGTTTTATGCAGGCTCTAGGTCTAGTAGGAGGCGGAAGCATTATGCTAGGAGGTACAAATCTTACAGCATCTGCACCCTCAAGATTAACAACAGCCCTTGCCACTGCCGAAAATGAAGACCGCGTACTCGTTCTAGTACGTCTTAAGGGAGGTAATGACGGTCTCAATACCATTGTGCCGGTTTATGATTATGATTTTTATGCAAATAATAGACCGTCTATAAGGCACACAGAAAACAGTTTGTACAACCTCAATGCAGATTTTGGGATACCACAATCTATGGCAGACTTACAATCATTATGGGGAGATGGTGCAATGCGTGTGGTGCACGGTGTGGGCTATCCAGATCAAAACCTGTCACATTTTAGAAGTTCAGACATCTGGGCATCAGGAGATGCTGTAAATTATGAGGAGACGGGCGTGCTGGGGCGTTATTTTGAAAATTTATATCCAGATTTCCTTATTAATCCCCCAGAGATTCCTGCGGCTATACAGATAGGGAGCCAGGGTAATCTCATTTTTGATGGGGTAGATAATAGCTATGCATTTTCTGTAGCAAATCCTGCGCAGCTATCTAGCATTGCCGAAAATGGGGTGCTACACGATGTGCTAGATGTACCGGGATGCACCTTTGGTGAGCAGTTAGAATTTATGCGTGGTATGACTAACACCACATTTACCTACGCGAGTACCATAAACGAGGCTTATGAGAATGCGACAAATGCCGTTGAGTATGATACGCAAAGCTTAGGGAGACAACTCGCTATTATCTCAAGAATGATCAAGGGAGGTCTAGGTACCAAGGTATATCTAGTGACGCTAGGCGGGTTTGACACGCACGCAAACCAGCAAGAAACCCACGATAATAGAATGGAGCAGGTAGCTCGTGGTATGAAAGATTTTTTTACAGATCTTGAAGCAAGCGGTATGCATACTAATGTGATGGCAATGACCTTTTCAGAATTTGGACGTCGCATAGAAGAAAACGGATCAAATGGGACAGACCACGGGGCGGCATCGCCTGTTATGGTTTTTGGCCCAGCGATGCAGGGCAATGGCTTTGTGGGTACGCACCCAGATTTACAAGATCCAGATCAAGTAGGAAATTTAAAGTACGGTACAGATTTTAGACAAGTGTATGCTACAATGCTCAAGCAGTGGCTATGTATAGATGGCGGGCTGGTAGATGAGGTGTTGCTCGGGCAATCTTTTGAGAGTGTAGACCTAGGTTTTGACTGTGAGTCGCTCTCTTCTGGAAGTTTTGATATCGCAGATACTTTTCAGCACTGGAGCAGTGTGCAGGGCAATGACACCTTTATAGAGTTTACGATGAGTAGCACGGCAAAGGTGACCGTTACCTTATACAATCTACTAGGGCAAGAAGTGGGTACAGTGGTAAATGACTTTATGTACGAAGGACCACAAAAGTTTAATGTTAAAGAACGCATTAATAAGCGATTGTTTACGGGACAATACATCTATCAGATTCAGTTTTCGGGTAAAAAATACAGTAAGAGTATTCTTGTAAAATAA
- a CDS encoding YraN family protein, protein MTPKELGEYGEELATLHLIKQGYTILERNWFFGKNEVDIICQKEEGVLIVVEVKARNSDFFGDPQSFVSTGKQKSIVKVSNEYVLENDLDVEVRFDIIAVLKNSKQERLEHFEDAFYFF, encoded by the coding sequence ATGACCCCAAAAGAACTAGGCGAATACGGCGAAGAACTAGCAACCCTGCATTTAATAAAGCAGGGTTACACTATTCTTGAACGTAATTGGTTTTTTGGAAAAAATGAAGTCGACATTATCTGCCAAAAGGAAGAAGGCGTCCTCATTGTGGTAGAAGTAAAGGCGCGTAACTCAGATTTCTTTGGCGATCCGCAGAGTTTTGTGAGTACTGGTAAGCAAAAGTCTATCGTAAAAGTGTCAAATGAATACGTACTAGAAAATGACCTAGATGTCGAAGTACGTTTTGATATTATCGCAGTACTCAAAAACTCAAAGCAAGAACGCCTTGAGCATTTTGAGGATGCGTTTTATTTTTTTTAA
- a CDS encoding S66 peptidase family protein, with the protein MVTPPYLRYGDKVGIVATARKISKKELEDGIALLESWGLVPVLGNTIGLEDNQYAGTDFERAQDFQQMMDNTEIKAIWCARGGYGTVRIVDDLDFYKFVKYPKWVVGYSDVTVLHSHIHKIGFKTIHATMPVSLEDNTAFAKASLKQSLFGQQPNFSYNTTNKLNRLGTAKGTLIGGNLSILYSLCGSSSDLDTAGKILFIEDLDEYLYHIDRMVVNLKRNGMLDHCAGMVVGGMTKMHDNRIPFGKTAQEIVLDAVKECDFPVAFDFPAGHVDNNNALKLGSEITLEVTATKTSIQYE; encoded by the coding sequence ATGGTTACACCTCCATATCTTAGATACGGCGATAAAGTCGGAATAGTTGCCACGGCACGTAAAATTTCTAAAAAAGAACTTGAAGATGGCATCGCGCTTCTTGAAAGTTGGGGCTTAGTTCCCGTGCTAGGCAACACCATTGGCCTAGAAGATAATCAGTATGCTGGAACAGACTTTGAGAGAGCACAAGACTTTCAGCAAATGATGGATAATACGGAGATTAAAGCTATCTGGTGCGCCCGTGGCGGCTACGGGACCGTGCGCATAGTAGATGATCTAGATTTTTACAAGTTTGTCAAATACCCAAAATGGGTAGTAGGTTACTCAGACGTAACGGTTTTACATAGTCACATTCATAAAATAGGGTTCAAAACGATACACGCCACGATGCCCGTTTCTCTTGAAGATAATACCGCTTTCGCGAAAGCGTCATTAAAACAATCCCTCTTTGGCCAGCAACCTAACTTTAGTTACAACACCACAAATAAACTTAATAGACTAGGCACGGCAAAAGGCACGCTTATAGGCGGAAACCTGTCTATTCTTTACAGTCTATGTGGTAGTAGTTCTGATCTAGATACAGCGGGTAAAATCTTATTTATAGAAGACCTGGATGAGTACCTCTATCACATAGATAGAATGGTAGTTAACCTAAAACGCAACGGGATGCTAGATCACTGTGCGGGTATGGTTGTGGGTGGTATGACGAAGATGCACGATAATAGAATCCCTTTCGGGAAAACGGCTCAAGAGATTGTGCTAGATGCTGTAAAAGAATGTGACTTTCCAGTAGCGTTTGACTTCCCAGCAGGTCACGTAGATAATAATAACGCATTGAAGTTGGGTAGTGAGATTACGCTTGAAGTAACGGCAACTAAAACAAGTATACAATATGAATAG
- a CDS encoding DUF1800 domain-containing protein, with amino-acid sequence MEIISSCNTASITPYVPSTGNPWDVMKVKHLYKRLAYGATTTVLDAALSQTPQEVVDTLLLEAQTTPNTPTPAWAYWDLSDFNDYDTENNEFISEWYRQAAKDIRDKNLKGRLTFFWLNHFVTQIETYFYAPYTFQYWDILQTHCLGNFKTFVREMGLNPAMLLFLNGFENSSQNPNENYARELYELFTLGEGNGYTQQDIEETSRALTGYNHWVEYGAAITFDESTFDSSEKTIFGQTGPWGYDDVIDILFEQKASIIATTICTKLYTYFVSPDVNDTIVAEMATLFMDQNWEIKPVLEMLFKSEHFFDQDAIGMIVKSPYDLIMTFYNELDFTYNDTDDGFASYANYISDMLGQNLFQPIDVAGWQRNHDWINSSTLTGRWLSLENLSWNFWLETGYQYRDFAQALTNSSTDPVVITKTIVDYFLSRPLYTEADYEIAEAIFKWETPENYWEDGIWNWNFDSAAYQTILLIHHIFRMPEFQLK; translated from the coding sequence ATGGAAATTATCTCCTCTTGCAACACCGCTTCCATAACCCCATATGTACCTAGCACAGGTAATCCTTGGGATGTTATGAAGGTAAAACACTTATATAAAAGACTCGCATATGGTGCCACGACTACAGTGCTAGATGCGGCCTTGTCACAAACGCCTCAAGAAGTTGTAGACACACTGTTACTAGAAGCTCAAACCACGCCTAACACCCCAACACCTGCTTGGGCTTATTGGGATTTGAGTGACTTTAATGATTATGATACAGAAAATAATGAGTTTATAAGCGAGTGGTATAGACAAGCGGCAAAAGATATAAGAGATAAAAACTTAAAAGGGCGTCTCACATTTTTCTGGCTCAATCATTTTGTGACGCAAATAGAAACCTACTTCTACGCACCTTATACTTTTCAATACTGGGATATACTGCAAACGCATTGCTTAGGTAATTTTAAAACCTTCGTAAGAGAGATGGGGCTTAACCCTGCGATGCTTCTTTTTCTCAACGGTTTTGAAAACTCTAGCCAAAATCCAAACGAAAATTATGCGCGTGAACTTTATGAGCTTTTTACACTAGGAGAAGGTAATGGCTACACACAGCAAGATATAGAAGAAACCTCCAGAGCGCTCACGGGATATAACCACTGGGTAGAGTACGGGGCCGCCATCACATTTGATGAGAGCACCTTTGATAGTTCAGAAAAGACAATTTTTGGACAGACAGGTCCCTGGGGATATGATGATGTGATAGATATTCTCTTTGAGCAAAAAGCGAGCATTATAGCCACTACAATTTGTACTAAACTATACACATACTTTGTAAGTCCAGACGTAAATGATACTATCGTAGCAGAAATGGCAACGCTATTTATGGACCAAAACTGGGAGATTAAGCCAGTGCTAGAGATGCTTTTTAAGAGCGAGCATTTTTTTGATCAAGATGCAATAGGGATGATTGTAAAAAGTCCGTATGATCTCATAATGACCTTTTATAACGAGCTAGATTTTACCTATAATGATACAGATGATGGCTTTGCGAGTTATGCAAATTATATCTCAGATATGCTGGGTCAAAACTTATTTCAACCTATAGATGTAGCTGGCTGGCAGCGCAACCACGACTGGATAAACTCTAGCACTCTTACCGGGAGATGGCTAAGCCTTGAGAACCTGAGTTGGAATTTCTGGTTAGAGACTGGGTATCAATATCGAGATTTTGCGCAAGCCCTTACAAACTCAAGTACAGACCCAGTAGTAATTACAAAAACAATAGTAGACTACTTTTTATCACGACCACTGTACACAGAGGCAGATTATGAGATAGCAGAGGCTATTTTTAAATGGGAAACACCAGAAAATTACTGGGAAGATGGCATATGGAACTGGAATTTTGATTCGGCGGCATATCAAACCATCTTGCTTATTCACCATATTTTCAGAATGCCAGAATTTCAACTCAAATAA
- a CDS encoding Tex family protein — MEVLQYVIKSSGLSEKGVKNTLDLLNEDCTLPFIARYRKEATGGLDEVAIGEIIELKEQFETLEKRKKSILKSLEEQDVLTSELNDKIEKTQDLTTLEDLYLPYKKKRKTKAETARVNGLEPLAKIIMSQNAQDPEGLAHRYTNKEVPDAQSALEGARHIIAEWINERADIRNNIREQLKRFATIETKVVKKMANDEKAQKFRDYFDWSESLSRCPSHRLLAILRAENEGYIRVKVVIDDVRALDKIERKLIRSRGDSATQIELAIKDAYKRLLFPALSNERLSEAKKTADETAIQVFAKNLKQLLLGSPLGEKRILALDPGFRTGCKLVCLDAQGQLLHNETIYPHAPKNDDTGAIKKISSLTDAYKIEAIAIGNGTASRETERLVKRIHFKNAIEVFVVSEAGASIYSASKIARDEFPNYDVTVRGAVSIGRRLQDPLAELVKIDAKSIGVGQYQHDVDQTALQKSLDQTVENCVNAVGVNINTASAPLLSYVSGIGSKLAEGVVRFRESEGPFKTRQEIKKVPRLGGKAFVQAAGFLRITGAENPLDNSSVHPERYKLVASIAKDQKVSVAEMIGNTSLLKSIDLQKYVTDEVGLPTLTDIIRELEKPGLDIREKAKVFTFNQNIRTIEDVQPGQLLPGIVNNVTAFGAFVDIGIKESGLIHISNLADGYVSDVSAHVRLQQQVIVKVLEVDIARKRIQLKLEK; from the coding sequence GTGGAGGTTTTACAATACGTAATCAAAAGCTCAGGCTTATCAGAAAAAGGTGTAAAAAATACACTAGATCTCCTCAACGAAGACTGCACACTCCCATTTATAGCGCGCTACCGTAAGGAAGCGACGGGTGGACTAGATGAGGTGGCGATAGGAGAAATTATTGAGCTTAAAGAGCAGTTTGAGACTTTAGAAAAACGTAAAAAATCAATTCTTAAATCACTAGAAGAGCAAGACGTTCTTACCAGCGAACTCAATGATAAGATTGAAAAAACGCAAGATCTTACTACGCTAGAAGACTTGTATTTACCGTACAAGAAAAAGCGTAAAACGAAAGCCGAGACAGCACGTGTAAACGGACTAGAACCACTTGCCAAAATCATTATGTCTCAAAATGCGCAAGATCCAGAAGGACTAGCGCATCGATATACTAATAAGGAGGTTCCAGATGCACAAAGTGCGCTAGAAGGAGCACGTCACATTATAGCCGAGTGGATTAATGAGCGTGCAGATATACGTAATAATATACGTGAGCAATTAAAACGTTTTGCCACCATAGAGACGAAGGTGGTTAAGAAAATGGCAAACGATGAGAAAGCCCAGAAATTCCGTGATTATTTTGACTGGTCAGAGTCATTAAGTCGCTGTCCGTCACACAGACTACTCGCCATTTTAAGAGCTGAAAATGAAGGCTACATCCGTGTCAAAGTTGTCATTGATGATGTGCGAGCGCTTGATAAAATAGAACGCAAACTCATACGCTCTCGTGGCGACAGCGCCACACAGATTGAGCTTGCCATAAAAGATGCTTACAAGCGACTATTATTTCCTGCATTGAGCAATGAGCGTCTCTCAGAAGCAAAGAAAACTGCAGATGAAACTGCTATTCAGGTTTTCGCAAAAAATTTAAAACAATTACTCCTTGGTTCGCCGCTAGGTGAGAAGCGTATTCTTGCGCTAGACCCAGGTTTTAGAACGGGTTGCAAACTGGTGTGCCTCGATGCACAGGGACAGTTATTACATAATGAGACCATCTACCCACACGCGCCAAAAAATGATGATACAGGCGCTATAAAGAAGATATCTAGTCTTACAGATGCATATAAAATTGAGGCAATCGCCATCGGTAACGGTACGGCTTCCCGCGAGACCGAAAGACTTGTAAAACGCATTCATTTTAAGAATGCAATAGAGGTTTTTGTCGTGAGTGAGGCGGGAGCTTCTATTTACAGTGCAAGCAAGATTGCCCGTGATGAGTTTCCTAATTATGACGTGACGGTGCGTGGCGCGGTTTCTATAGGTCGTAGGTTGCAAGACCCGCTGGCAGAGCTGGTGAAGATAGATGCAAAGTCTATTGGCGTCGGGCAATATCAGCACGATGTAGACCAGACCGCACTTCAAAAATCACTAGATCAGACGGTAGAAAACTGTGTAAATGCCGTAGGTGTCAATATAAATACGGCAAGTGCTCCGCTATTGAGTTATGTGTCAGGTATTGGATCAAAACTTGCTGAGGGTGTAGTACGCTTTCGCGAAAGCGAAGGACCTTTTAAAACACGTCAAGAGATTAAAAAAGTACCACGTCTAGGAGGGAAAGCCTTTGTACAAGCCGCAGGGTTCTTAAGAATCACAGGCGCCGAAAATCCGCTAGATAACTCGTCAGTACATCCAGAGAGATACAAGTTGGTTGCAAGTATCGCCAAAGATCAAAAAGTCTCTGTCGCCGAAATGATAGGGAACACTAGCCTTCTTAAATCTATAGACCTTCAAAAATATGTAACTGATGAGGTAGGACTTCCTACACTCACAGATATTATAAGAGAGCTAGAAAAGCCAGGTCTTGATATTAGAGAAAAAGCAAAGGTGTTTACCTTTAATCAAAATATCAGAACAATAGAAGACGTGCAGCCAGGACAATTACTTCCTGGGATTGTAAATAATGTAACCGCTTTTGGCGCCTTTGTAGACATAGGGATTAAAGAAAGCGGTCTCATACATATTTCAAATCTTGCAGATGGCTATGTGAGTGATGTGAGTGCACACGTACGTTTACAACAGCAAGTAATTGTAAAAGTACTAGAGGTAGATATCGCAAGAAAGAGGATACAATTGAAGTTGGAGAAATAG
- a CDS encoding helix-turn-helix domain-containing protein, giving the protein MMKQPELGQKILELRQQKGLTQEELVAQCNISVRTIQRIEAGETMPRVYTIKTILSALDRDLDDLQEDTIFEAKVKKAMLFEIDESKDVSYLFKQLHIGWIAGILSMIVFIFQIFDTYHYETENVYFAGDTGFRLLALFAIIFFIFHMRAFILIGNLFKASILKAAALVFITVEIIANLITIIDVHGTYISDIAYGIITSVLYGVAFLVFGYALYKLKGLGALSQGTGIGYIILGVFFCTIILAIVALPLSIVAQVFNILITLKAIDMIKKQVG; this is encoded by the coding sequence ATGATGAAACAACCAGAATTAGGACAAAAGATTTTAGAACTGCGCCAGCAAAAAGGATTAACGCAGGAAGAACTTGTCGCGCAATGTAATATCTCTGTGCGCACAATACAGCGCATAGAAGCTGGAGAAACAATGCCACGTGTTTACACGATTAAAACCATTCTCTCTGCGCTAGATAGAGATCTAGATGACTTACAAGAAGACACCATTTTTGAGGCCAAAGTAAAAAAGGCAATGCTTTTTGAAATAGATGAAAGTAAGGATGTATCATATCTATTTAAACAACTTCATATAGGCTGGATTGCTGGTATTTTGAGTATGATTGTGTTCATATTTCAGATTTTTGACACTTATCACTACGAGACTGAAAATGTATATTTTGCTGGAGATACGGGCTTTAGACTGCTAGCTCTTTTTGCAATCATATTTTTTATATTTCATATGAGGGCCTTTATTTTAATAGGAAACCTCTTTAAGGCGAGTATACTAAAAGCAGCTGCACTAGTTTTTATCACGGTAGAGATTATAGCAAACTTAATTACCATTATAGATGTGCACGGCACGTATATCTCAGATATAGCTTATGGTATTATTACCTCTGTTTTGTATGGGGTAGCATTTCTTGTTTTTGGATATGCCTTGTATAAGCTCAAAGGGTTAGGAGCCTTGTCTCAAGGTACTGGTATCGGGTATATTATACTAGGTGTTTTCTTTTGCACCATAATTTTGGCCATTGTAGCGCTGCCATTAAGTATCGTGGCACAGGTATTTAATATCCTTATTACTTTAAAAGCGATTGATATGATCAAAAAACAAGTAGGCTAA
- the metG gene encoding methionine--tRNA ligase, protein MSQNPQRYTITAALPYTNGPIHIGHLAGVYVPADIYARYQRMQGADVAFICGSDEHGVPITIKAKKEGITPQDVVDKYNAIIKKSFEDFGITFDNYSRTSAKIHHDTASEFFKNMYDQGKFIEETNEQLYDAEANQFLADRFVTGTCPKCGYEEAYGDQCENCGTSHNATDLINPKSAITGAVPTLKETKHWFLPLDQYNDFFKEWIIKGHKKDWKTNVYGQCKSWIDDGLRPRAVTRDLDWGIPVPVEGAEGKVLYVWFDAPIGYISSTKEWAAREGKDWEPYWKDENTKLLHFIGKDNIVFHCLIFPAMLKGHGEYILPDNVPANEFLNLEGRKLSTSKNWAVWLHEYLEEFPDQQDVLRYVLTANAPESKDNDFTWKDFQTRNNSELVAIFGNFINRVTVLTHKYYDGAIPEPGAFNALDTEVLDAIKAYPAVIGSSIEKYRFRESQTEFMNLARLGNKYLADEEPWKTIKTDEERTKTVMYVALQIAAALSVLSEPLLPHTSGKLKDILNVSPSADENALQWSDISSKEVLLPAGHTINKSQLLFSKIEDSQIQVQLDKLEASKAANEAEAAAENAVVEPQKDTITFDDFTKLDMRVGTIIEAEKMKKTKKLLILKVDTGIDVRTIVSGIAESFTPEEVIGKQVTVLVNLAPRALRGVESEGMILMTEDASGKLVFVNPDTSTALSTGAEGVSNGSMIS, encoded by the coding sequence ATGTCTCAGAATCCACAACGATATACAATTACAGCGGCACTGCCGTATACTAACGGACCTATACACATAGGCCACCTTGCAGGAGTGTATGTTCCGGCAGATATTTATGCGCGTTACCAGCGTATGCAGGGAGCAGATGTTGCTTTTATATGTGGAAGTGATGAGCACGGTGTGCCTATCACAATCAAAGCAAAAAAAGAGGGCATAACCCCTCAAGATGTGGTAGATAAGTACAATGCGATTATCAAAAAATCTTTTGAAGATTTTGGGATCACCTTTGATAACTACTCACGTACCTCTGCAAAAATTCACCACGATACAGCGTCTGAGTTTTTTAAGAATATGTACGACCAAGGTAAGTTTATAGAAGAGACTAACGAGCAACTGTATGATGCAGAGGCAAACCAGTTTCTTGCAGACCGTTTTGTGACGGGTACCTGCCCTAAGTGTGGTTATGAGGAGGCTTACGGAGACCAGTGTGAAAACTGTGGTACCTCGCATAATGCAACAGACCTTATCAACCCAAAAAGTGCCATCACAGGTGCTGTACCTACACTTAAGGAAACAAAACACTGGTTTTTACCACTTGATCAATACAATGACTTCTTTAAGGAGTGGATCATAAAAGGACATAAAAAAGACTGGAAAACTAATGTGTACGGGCAGTGCAAATCTTGGATAGATGATGGACTACGACCTCGTGCCGTAACTCGTGACTTAGACTGGGGAATCCCTGTGCCGGTAGAAGGAGCAGAGGGTAAAGTATTGTACGTTTGGTTTGATGCGCCTATAGGTTACATCTCTTCTACAAAGGAGTGGGCAGCACGTGAAGGCAAAGACTGGGAGCCGTACTGGAAGGATGAAAACACAAAGCTACTTCACTTTATCGGGAAGGATAATATCGTTTTTCACTGTTTGATTTTCCCTGCGATGCTCAAAGGTCACGGCGAGTATATTTTACCAGATAACGTGCCTGCAAACGAGTTTTTAAATCTTGAAGGACGCAAGCTTTCTACGTCAAAAAACTGGGCAGTATGGTTACACGAATATCTTGAAGAATTTCCAGATCAGCAGGATGTGTTGCGTTATGTGCTTACTGCAAACGCACCAGAATCTAAGGATAACGACTTTACTTGGAAGGATTTCCAAACTAGAAATAATAGCGAACTAGTAGCAATTTTCGGAAACTTCATTAACAGAGTTACCGTACTTACGCACAAATATTATGATGGCGCGATACCAGAGCCGGGTGCTTTTAATGCGTTAGATACAGAAGTGCTAGATGCTATAAAAGCATACCCTGCAGTGATAGGTAGCAGTATAGAAAAATACCGCTTTCGCGAAAGCCAAACAGAATTTATGAACCTCGCTCGTCTAGGAAACAAATACCTAGCAGACGAAGAGCCGTGGAAGACAATCAAAACAGATGAAGAGCGCACTAAAACTGTAATGTATGTAGCCTTACAAATTGCAGCTGCACTTTCTGTTTTGAGCGAGCCATTACTTCCTCATACAAGTGGAAAACTGAAAGATATTCTCAATGTCAGTCCAAGTGCAGATGAGAACGCATTACAATGGAGTGATATATCATCTAAGGAGGTCTTACTACCAGCTGGTCACACCATTAATAAATCTCAATTACTCTTCTCAAAAATAGAAGACAGTCAGATACAAGTACAGCTAGATAAGCTAGAAGCAAGTAAAGCAGCAAACGAAGCAGAAGCCGCTGCCGAAAATGCAGTTGTAGAGCCACAAAAGGACACAATTACCTTTGACGATTTTACAAAACTCGATATGCGAGTAGGTACCATTATCGAAGCAGAGAAGATGAAGAAAACGAAGAAACTTCTCATCTTAAAAGTAGATACAGGTATTGACGTACGCACTATTGTTTCTGGTATAGCAGAGAGCTTTACTCCAGAAGAAGTAATAGGGAAACAAGTAACGGTACTTGTAAACCTGGCTCCTAGAGCACTGCGCGGTGTAGAGAGTGAAGGAATGATCTTAATGACAGAGGATGCTAGTGGTAAGTTAGTTTTTGTAAATCCAGATACTTCGACTGCGCTCAGCACAGGTGCTGAAGGAGTGAGTAATGGGAGTATGATAAGTTAA
- a CDS encoding LysR family transcriptional regulator: MHYTLHQLQVFLKVTEFKSITKAAEELHLTQPAVSIQIKNFQNQFPIPLTEVVGRQLFVTDFGEEIAAAARKIIAEVDAINYKTMAYQGQLSGKLKISIVSTGKYLMPYYITDFMNMHPGVDLEMDVTNKTRVVRHLEKNETDFALVSVVPDHIAIDKVRLIPNKLFLVGGRQHTYSGKTISKKDFDKLPVVYREKGSATRAAMENYIADRKLPTRKKIELTSNEAVKQAVISGIGISILPLVGLKNALSSGDAQIIPSKGLPITTHWNLIWQKSKQLSPTAKAFVSYLEEHKTALNEKHFGWLDTY; the protein is encoded by the coding sequence ATGCATTATACATTGCATCAGCTTCAAGTCTTTTTGAAGGTCACAGAATTTAAGAGCATCACAAAAGCTGCAGAGGAGCTACACCTCACGCAGCCAGCGGTCTCGATACAGATTAAAAATTTTCAAAATCAGTTTCCTATTCCGCTTACGGAGGTTGTGGGGAGACAATTATTTGTAACAGATTTTGGTGAAGAAATTGCAGCTGCAGCACGTAAAATAATTGCCGAAGTAGATGCAATTAATTACAAAACGATGGCTTATCAAGGTCAGCTCTCGGGTAAATTAAAGATATCTATCGTCTCTACGGGTAAATATTTGATGCCTTATTACATCACAGATTTTATGAATATGCATCCTGGTGTCGATCTAGAGATGGATGTGACAAACAAGACCAGAGTGGTACGTCATCTTGAAAAAAACGAAACAGATTTTGCCCTAGTATCTGTAGTTCCAGATCATATTGCGATAGATAAAGTGAGACTCATCCCTAACAAACTATTTTTAGTGGGAGGTAGGCAGCACACCTACTCTGGTAAAACCATATCAAAAAAAGACTTTGATAAGCTACCCGTGGTATACAGAGAAAAAGGATCTGCAACACGGGCAGCTATGGAAAATTATATTGCAGATAGAAAACTTCCTACTCGTAAAAAAATAGAGCTTACCTCAAACGAGGCGGTAAAGCAAGCTGTGATTTCTGGCATAGGTATTTCCATATTACCGCTAGTAGGGCTTAAAAATGCACTTTCGAGCGGTGATGCTCAAATCATCCCGAGCAAAGGACTACCCATCACCACACACTGGAATCTCATCTGGCAAAAAAGCAAGCAGCTTTCTCCCACCGCAAAAGCCTTTGTGAGTTACCTAGAAGAGCATAAAACAGCGCTTAATGAGAAGCATTTTGGGTGGTTAGATACGTATTAA